The Acidobacteriota bacterium region ACAACTCCATCGTCCGCACTGCGTACCAGCGTGGCGTGCCGATGTTCGCGCCCGCCATCAATGACAGCTCGATCGGCATCGGCCTGACGCACCATTACCATCGCGCCACGCTGGAAAAGCGCCCCAAGATCGCCATTGATTCCATCCGCGACAACTACGAGCTGACGCAGATCACGGTGCAGTCGAAAAAGACGGCAGCTATCTACATCGCCGGCGGCGTACCCAAGAACTACATCAACGACTCGGTCGTAATGGCCTACATCTTCAACGAAGAAAAGGGACACAGCTACGCGCTGCAGCTCACGGCCGATGTTCCGCACTGGGGCGGCCTTTCCGGAAGCACGCTGCACGAAGCCATGTCCTGGGGCAAAATTCAACCCATGGCGACCACGGCCATGTGCTTCGTCGAGCCTTCGGTTTCGCTACCCATGCTGGCCGGCTACGCCTTGCAGAAGAAGCTCGCCGCGAGCCGCAAAGCACTGAAACTCGAGTGGGAGAACGACATTTTGAAGTCGCTGCAGTAAAGCGGTATTTCAGTATTTCAGTAGATCAGTATTTCAGTTCGCCCAGCCCAGGAATGCGTGCACGCCCGAGGCTCACGATACTGAAATACTTACTCGATCGGTTGCGGCCCATTCGCGCGGGCGTCGGCCTCGTCCAGCAGCCGCCGGGCTTCGGCGGCGGACCGCTTGTACACCCAAAGCGAGAGGTTCGTGTGCAGGCCGGGGATGATCATCGCGCCGATTTCGGCGGCAATGCCCTGGGCGCGTAAAAACCCTGCCGCCAGCTCGGCTTCGGCCTCTTCGTCGAAGTTGCGCACCGCCTCGCGCTGGTCCGGCGGCACAAACGTCAGCTCCAGATCTTCCGGCAAATCGCCGTTCATTCGCTTTCCTCCTGCATTTCGCCCAACTGTTGGATCCACTCCGGATCGAGTTTCCAGGCTTTCAGCGCCCGCTGGCATGCCGCCGGGCTAAAACCGGCGCGCAGCAGCTTCCGGCACAGGCTCGCCGCCTGGCGGATATCCGCGGGTGGCTTCACGCGCCGGGCACGCAGAAAGCTGCGCAAAAGTGTGTCCTCATTAGTTCCGGCGTAACCGTTTTGCACCGCTTCTTCGGCAATGCCGGCGCTCACGCCGCGCGCTCTCAGGTCGCGTAGCGCACGCATTTTGCCGTGGCGGACAATTTCTCTCTGGTAGAGGGTGAAGCCAGCCGCCAGACGCCGGTCGTCGAGATAGCCGTGGTCGCGTAGCCGTAACAGGGCCGCCTCGATGTCGGCGGGTGAGGCGGCTTTGGGCCGCAGCGCGCGCCGCAGCTCGACCTCGCTGCGTCCGCGCGCGGCGAGCAGGCGAACCGCCTTCTGGTACAAGGCTTCGCCGTCCAGTTTGGCTGCTTCCCGGCGCGTAGTTCTCATCAGTGTCAGTGTACAATCGGCGCGAGTGGAGAATATTGTTGTTATTGGCGGCGTGGCCGCCGGCCTGAGCGCCGCCAGCCGCGCCCGCAAGCTGGCGCCCCGGGCACAAATCACGGTGCTGGAGCGCGGCGCGCAGGCGGCGTATAGCGCCTGCGGCCTGCCCTATTATCTGGCGCGGCGGGTGCCGTCGCTGGAGGCGCTGCGGGTGCACCCGGCGGATTGGTTTCGCGAGCGGCGACAACT contains the following coding sequences:
- a CDS encoding regulatory protein RecX; its protein translation is MRTTRREAAKLDGEALYQKAVRLLAARGRSEVELRRALRPKAASPADIEAALLRLRDHGYLDDRRLAAGFTLYQREIVRHGKMRALRDLRARGVSAGIAEEAVQNGYAGTNEDTLLRSFLRARRVKPPADIRQAASLCRKLLRAGFSPAACQRALKAWKLDPEWIQQLGEMQEESE